In Equus quagga isolate Etosha38 chromosome 14, UCLA_HA_Equagga_1.0, whole genome shotgun sequence, one DNA window encodes the following:
- the DUS3L gene encoding tRNA-dihydrouridine(47) synthase [NAD(P)(+)]-like isoform X1, protein MAEGATEAPAESGGGGDSGAGALERGVAPIKPQYLTTKERFHEFLEAKGQEKPSRETEAGDPGGNDLGEPEAKRIRLEDEQTGDGRTEDGQTEDGRTEDGRTEEAAEPGEQPQAQKRARGQNKGRPHVKPTHYDKDRLCPSLVQEPATQCAFGARCRFLHDVGRYLAAKPADLGPRCVLFETFGRCPAGVTCRFAGAHLGPGGRNLVRQEQGVQAPPVRNGLDKALQQQLRKRQVRFERAEQALRQLSRGQLPGPPSAVPKATEAKGAPAQDPQELGTVAPASGPVQTCGALTDEDIVRLRPCEKRRLDISGKLYLAPLTTCGNLPFRRICKRFGADVTCGEMAVCTNLLQGQTSEWALLRRHQCEDIFGVQLEGAFPDTMTKCAELLNRTVDVDFVDINVGCPIDLVYKKGGGCALMQRSGKFQQIVRGMSQVLDVPLTVKLRTGVQERTPLAHRLLPELRTWGAALVTVGLGAAGGGDAPMAPSHGVSPPAPPPSLCPPARLSVCPSLCLSARLPPSLTSAPGPQLHGRSREQRYTKLADWRYIEQCVAAASPMPLFGNGDILSYEDANRAMQTGVAGVMIARGALLKPWLFTEIKEQRHWDISASERLDILRDFTHYGLEHWGSDTQGVERTRRFLLEWLSFLCRYVPVGLLERLPQRLNERPPYFLGRDYLETLLASQRAADWIRISEMLLGPVPHDFVFLPKHKANAYK, encoded by the exons ATGGCGGAGGGAGCGACGGAGGCCCCTGCAGAGAGTGGTGGCGGAGGCGACTCAGGAGCCGGCGCGCTGGAACGGGGAGTGGCGCCCATTAAGCCGCA ATACCTCACCACCAAGGAGCGGTTCCACGAATTCCTGGAGGCCAAAGGGCAGGAGAAGCCCAGccgggaaactgaggcaggagacCCTGGTGGCAATGACCTGGGTGAGCCTGAGGCCAAGCGGATCCGGCTGGAGGACGAGCAGACAGGGGATGGGCGGACGGAGGATGGGCAGACGGAGGACGGGCGCACGGAGGACGGGCGCACGGAGGAGGCAGCCGAGCCGGGGGAGCAGCCGCAGGCTCAGAAGAGGGCCCGGGGCCAGAACAAGGGCCGGCCCCACGTGAAGCCCACGCACTACGACAAGGACCGGCTCTGCCCCTCCCTTGTCCAG GAACCGGCCACTCAGTGTGCGTTTGGGGCCCGCTGCCGCTTCCTGCACGACGTGGGCCGCTACCTGGCGGCCAAGCCGGCTGACCTGGGCCCGCGCTGCGTGCTCTTCGAGACCTTCGGCAGGTGCCCCGCGGGCGTGACCTGCCGCTTCGCCGGGGCCCACCTGGGGCCCGGGGGCCGGAACCTGGTGCGACAGGAGCAGGGCGTCCAGGCCCCGCCCGTCCGCAACGGCCTCGACAAGGCCCTGCAGCAGCAGCTGCGCAAGCGCCAGGTCCGCTTCGAGCGCGCCGAGCAGGCCCTGCGCCAGCTGAGCAGGGGCCAGCTGCCAGGTCCCCCCTCTGCTGTCCCCAAGGCCACAGAGGCCAAGGGTGCCCCGGCGCAGGACCCCCAGGAGCTGGGCACGGTGGCTCCTGCCAGTGGCCCCGTGCAGACCTGCGGGGCCCTGACGGACGAGGACATCGTCAGGCTGCGGCCCTGTGAGAAGAGGCGG ctGGACATCAGTGGCAAACTCTACCTGGCTCCCCTCACCACG TGCGGGAACCTGCCCTTCCGGCGGATCTGTAAGCGCTTCGGGGCCGACGTGACCTGCGGGGAGATGGCCGTGTGCACCAACCTGCTGCAGGGCCAGACGTCCGAGTGGGCCCTGCTCAGACGCCACCAGTGCGAGGACATCTTCGGCGTCCAG ctGGAGGGTGCCTTCCCGGACACCATGACCAAGTGCGCCGAGCTGCTGAACCGCACCGTGGACGTGGACTTCGTGGACATCAACGTCGGCTGCCCCATCGACCTGGTGTACAAGAAG GGTGGGGGCTGCGCGCTCATGCAGCGCTCTGGCAAGTTCCAGCAGATCGTGCGCGGCATGAGCCAG GTGCTGGACGTGCCGCTGACGGTGAAGCTCCGCACGGGCGTCCAGGAGCGCACCCCCCTGGCCCACCGGCTGCTGCCCGAGCTGCGCACCTGGGGGGCGGCCCTGGTCACGGTGGGTCTCGGGGCGGCAGGTGGCGGGGACGCACCGATGGCCCCTTCTCACGGCGTCTCTCCTCCCGCTCCCCCTCCGTCCCTGTGTCCGCCCGCCCGTCTCTCCGTCTGtccgtctctctgtctctcagcccGTCTCCCGCCCTCTCTGACCTCCGCTCCCGGCCCCCAGCTCCACGGCCGCTCCCGCGAGCAGCGCTACACCAAGCTGGCCGACTGGCGCTACATCGAGCAGTGCGTCGCGGCCGCCAGCCCCATGCCCCTGTTCG GGAACGGGGACATCCTGTCCTATGAGGATGCCAACCGTGCCATGCAGACGGGCGTCGCGGGCGTCATGATCGCCCG CGGCGCCCTGCTCAAGCCCTGGCTGTTCACGGAGATCAAGGAGCAGCGACACTGGGACATCTCGGCGTCCGAGCGCCTGGACATCCTGCGGGACTTCACACACTACGGCCTGGAGCACTGGGGCTCGGACACGCAGGGCGTGGAGCGCACGCGCCGCTTCCTCCTCGAGTGGCTGTCCTTCCTGTGCAG GTACGTGCCCGTGGGCCTGCTGGAGCGGCTGCCACAGCGCCTCAACGAGCGGCCACCCTACTTCCTGGGCCGCGACTACCTGGAGACGCTCCTGGCCAGCCAGCGGGCGGCCGACTGGATCCGCATCAG CGAGATGCTGCTGGGACCCGTGCCGCACGACTTCGTCTTCCTGCCGAAGCACAAGGCCAACGCGTACAAGTAG
- the PRR22 gene encoding proline-rich protein 22: protein MQHPKPFYAPATPQEGFSPRGPDGAEAPAPACPEPLPAVGVSNLYAAPNPEKEVFPVPPAGFQMAPCGCFFDPRIYRIEWAATDFGQSSLYKLVAAGGGGPAGGPTSPGTYLLESQPYLKATGPPPPYPHYQPVPGGTPYLMSYFPPEGPDALGFVGDGGPPAFVELPPTLLKDGPAPPAPPKETQPPPLLITLPAEAALPPATYGHFKGRLSQLHGPGEPLAFPPKEPGPGPGEPKAAEADGPPLGAGEAGTPQATKAAALPDKVLLEDAMKLFDCLPGVPEPEGTPGKGPGPGQPDGAGDSSGDIRSLHLPDELLSFDYSVPEILDTVSHVDYFFNFKALDEEPPARPGPPAVQPAAPAPRAEPPGRRKAGASATKKGRQGGKNKQATPPAPRQDSGAAPH from the exons ATGCAGCACCCCAAGCCCTTCTACGCCCCCGCCACGCCCCAGGAAGGCTTCAGCCCCCGCGGCCCAGACGGCGCCGAGGCGCCCGCTCCCGCTTGCCCGGAGCCTCTGCCCGCCGTAG GTGTCTCCAATCTCTACGCCGCCCCAAACCCGGAGAAAGAGGTGTTTCCAGTCCCCCCGGCAG GCTTCCAGATGGCGCCCTGCGGCTGCTTCTTCGACCCCCGCATCTACCGGATCGAGTGGGCCGCCACCGACTTCGGCCAGTCGTCGCTGTACAAGCTGGTGGCGGCGGGTGGTGGGGGGCCGGCTGGGGGCCCCACATCACCGGGCACCTACCTGCTGGAGTCCCAGCCCTACCTCAAGGCCACAGGGCCGCCCCCGCCGTACCCCCACTACCAGCCGGTGCCTGGGGGCACCCCGTACCTCATGTCCTACTTCCCGCCCGAGGGGCCCGACGCCCTGGGCTTCGTGGGGGACGGGGGGCCCCCAGCCTTCGTGGAGCTGCCCCCCACCCTGCTCAAGGACGGCCCGGCCCCCCCAGCGCCCCCCAAGGAGACCCAGCCGCCGCCCCTGCTCATCACACTCCCGGCCGAGGCCGCCCTGCCCCCCGCCACCTACGGCCACTTCAAGGGCCGCCTGAGCCAGCTGCACGGCCCCGGGGAGCCCCTGGCCTTTCCGCCCAAGGAGCccgggcctggccctggggagccCAAGGCGGCCGAGGCCGACGGGCCCCCGCTGGGGGCAGGCGAGGCGGGGAccccccaggccaccaaggccgCGGCGCTGCCCGACAAGGTGCTGCTGGAGGACGCCATGAAGCTCTTCGACTGCCTGCCGGGCGTCCCCGAGCCCGAGGGGACCCCGGGCAAAGGTCCTGGCCCTGGCCAGCCCGACGGGGCAGGCGACTCCTCTGGGGACATCCGCTCGCTGCACCTGCCGGACGAGCTTCTGTCCTTCGACTACAGTGTCCCCGAGATCCTGGACACCGTGTCCCACGTCGACTACTTCTTCAACTTCAAGGCGCTGGATGAGGAGCCACCGGCCCGGCCCGGGCCCCCTGCCGTCCAGCCCGCGGCCCCCGCACCACGGGCCGAGCCCCCTGGCCGGAGGAAAGCGGGCGCCTCGGCCACCaagaaggggaggcagggaggcaagaACAAGCAGGCCACCCCTCCGGCGCCCAGGCAGGACTCGGGGGCCGCCCCCCATTAA
- the DUS3L gene encoding tRNA-dihydrouridine(47) synthase [NAD(P)(+)]-like isoform X2 — translation MAEGATEAPAESGGGGDSGAGALERGVAPIKPQYLTTKERFHEFLEAKGQEKPSRETEAGDPGGNDLGEPEAKRIRLEDEQTGDGRTEDGQTEDGRTEDGRTEEAAEPGEQPQAQKRARGQNKGRPHVKPTHYDKDRLCPSLVQEPATQCAFGARCRFLHDVGRYLAAKPADLGPRCVLFETFGRCPAGVTCRFAGAHLGPGGRNLVRQEQGVQAPPVRNGLDKALQQQLRKRQVRFERAEQALRQLSRGQLPGPPSAVPKATEAKGAPAQDPQELGTVAPASGPVQTCGALTDEDIVRLRPCEKRRLDISGKLYLAPLTTCGNLPFRRICKRFGADVTCGEMAVCTNLLQGQTSEWALLRRHQCEDIFGVQLEGAFPDTMTKCAELLNRTVDVDFVDINVGCPIDLVYKKGGGCALMQRSGKFQQIVRGMSQVLDVPLTVKLRTGVQERTPLAHRLLPELRTWGAALVTLHGRSREQRYTKLADWRYIEQCVAAASPMPLFGNGDILSYEDANRAMQTGVAGVMIARGALLKPWLFTEIKEQRHWDISASERLDILRDFTHYGLEHWGSDTQGVERTRRFLLEWLSFLCRYVPVGLLERLPQRLNERPPYFLGRDYLETLLASQRAADWIRISEMLLGPVPHDFVFLPKHKANAYK, via the exons ATGGCGGAGGGAGCGACGGAGGCCCCTGCAGAGAGTGGTGGCGGAGGCGACTCAGGAGCCGGCGCGCTGGAACGGGGAGTGGCGCCCATTAAGCCGCA ATACCTCACCACCAAGGAGCGGTTCCACGAATTCCTGGAGGCCAAAGGGCAGGAGAAGCCCAGccgggaaactgaggcaggagacCCTGGTGGCAATGACCTGGGTGAGCCTGAGGCCAAGCGGATCCGGCTGGAGGACGAGCAGACAGGGGATGGGCGGACGGAGGATGGGCAGACGGAGGACGGGCGCACGGAGGACGGGCGCACGGAGGAGGCAGCCGAGCCGGGGGAGCAGCCGCAGGCTCAGAAGAGGGCCCGGGGCCAGAACAAGGGCCGGCCCCACGTGAAGCCCACGCACTACGACAAGGACCGGCTCTGCCCCTCCCTTGTCCAG GAACCGGCCACTCAGTGTGCGTTTGGGGCCCGCTGCCGCTTCCTGCACGACGTGGGCCGCTACCTGGCGGCCAAGCCGGCTGACCTGGGCCCGCGCTGCGTGCTCTTCGAGACCTTCGGCAGGTGCCCCGCGGGCGTGACCTGCCGCTTCGCCGGGGCCCACCTGGGGCCCGGGGGCCGGAACCTGGTGCGACAGGAGCAGGGCGTCCAGGCCCCGCCCGTCCGCAACGGCCTCGACAAGGCCCTGCAGCAGCAGCTGCGCAAGCGCCAGGTCCGCTTCGAGCGCGCCGAGCAGGCCCTGCGCCAGCTGAGCAGGGGCCAGCTGCCAGGTCCCCCCTCTGCTGTCCCCAAGGCCACAGAGGCCAAGGGTGCCCCGGCGCAGGACCCCCAGGAGCTGGGCACGGTGGCTCCTGCCAGTGGCCCCGTGCAGACCTGCGGGGCCCTGACGGACGAGGACATCGTCAGGCTGCGGCCCTGTGAGAAGAGGCGG ctGGACATCAGTGGCAAACTCTACCTGGCTCCCCTCACCACG TGCGGGAACCTGCCCTTCCGGCGGATCTGTAAGCGCTTCGGGGCCGACGTGACCTGCGGGGAGATGGCCGTGTGCACCAACCTGCTGCAGGGCCAGACGTCCGAGTGGGCCCTGCTCAGACGCCACCAGTGCGAGGACATCTTCGGCGTCCAG ctGGAGGGTGCCTTCCCGGACACCATGACCAAGTGCGCCGAGCTGCTGAACCGCACCGTGGACGTGGACTTCGTGGACATCAACGTCGGCTGCCCCATCGACCTGGTGTACAAGAAG GGTGGGGGCTGCGCGCTCATGCAGCGCTCTGGCAAGTTCCAGCAGATCGTGCGCGGCATGAGCCAG GTGCTGGACGTGCCGCTGACGGTGAAGCTCCGCACGGGCGTCCAGGAGCGCACCCCCCTGGCCCACCGGCTGCTGCCCGAGCTGCGCACCTGGGGGGCGGCCCTGGTCACG CTCCACGGCCGCTCCCGCGAGCAGCGCTACACCAAGCTGGCCGACTGGCGCTACATCGAGCAGTGCGTCGCGGCCGCCAGCCCCATGCCCCTGTTCG GGAACGGGGACATCCTGTCCTATGAGGATGCCAACCGTGCCATGCAGACGGGCGTCGCGGGCGTCATGATCGCCCG CGGCGCCCTGCTCAAGCCCTGGCTGTTCACGGAGATCAAGGAGCAGCGACACTGGGACATCTCGGCGTCCGAGCGCCTGGACATCCTGCGGGACTTCACACACTACGGCCTGGAGCACTGGGGCTCGGACACGCAGGGCGTGGAGCGCACGCGCCGCTTCCTCCTCGAGTGGCTGTCCTTCCTGTGCAG GTACGTGCCCGTGGGCCTGCTGGAGCGGCTGCCACAGCGCCTCAACGAGCGGCCACCCTACTTCCTGGGCCGCGACTACCTGGAGACGCTCCTGGCCAGCCAGCGGGCGGCCGACTGGATCCGCATCAG CGAGATGCTGCTGGGACCCGTGCCGCACGACTTCGTCTTCCTGCCGAAGCACAAGGCCAACGCGTACAAGTAG